The following proteins are co-located in the Candidatus Palauibacter scopulicola genome:
- a CDS encoding amino acid permease, whose translation MSTSRARFGLHTAAAVVVANMIGTGVFTSLGFQLESLRSGFALLMLWVVGGVAAVCGALTYAELGSTIRRSGGEYTFLSHIYHPAAGFVSGWISATIGFAAPTALAAITFGTYLSSVFPVLPARWLAVGLVVLLSVVHGRTHRTSGGFQRWSTTAKVVLILAFVAAGLALVAEPRDIGVLPSAEGVSGVFSAGFAVSLIFVSYSYSGWNAATYVTGELRDPRRTLPRALAAGTLLVMLLYVGLNYVFLRAAPAEEMVGRLEVGYIAAGYIFGPVGADLMGITLALLLVSTVSAMVLAGPRVLHAIGEDYPTFRFLSSINARGTPGVAIFTQAAISLLFILTESFETILVFSGFTMGLNTFLAAGGVFLLRRRQASGRAPNRDADGRGGKIDGSEVDGSEADAPYRAWGYPVTPLVFLAVTGWTLAYILRDRPLEAGLGLGLIAVGLAIYAVTRARDRRTRDRRGGT comes from the coding sequence CTGAGCACTTCCAGGGCGCGGTTCGGCCTTCACACGGCGGCGGCGGTCGTCGTCGCCAACATGATCGGGACCGGCGTCTTCACGAGCCTCGGGTTTCAGCTCGAGTCTCTGAGATCCGGGTTCGCACTGCTCATGCTGTGGGTCGTGGGCGGGGTCGCGGCCGTGTGCGGCGCGCTCACCTACGCCGAACTGGGGTCGACGATCCGGCGCTCGGGCGGCGAATACACCTTCCTCTCGCACATCTACCACCCCGCGGCCGGCTTCGTCTCCGGCTGGATCTCGGCCACGATCGGGTTCGCGGCCCCCACGGCGCTGGCCGCGATCACGTTCGGCACCTATCTGTCGTCCGTCTTTCCGGTGCTTCCGGCCCGGTGGCTCGCGGTCGGGCTCGTCGTGCTGCTCTCGGTCGTCCACGGGCGCACGCACCGCACCTCGGGCGGCTTTCAGCGCTGGTCGACGACGGCCAAGGTGGTCCTGATCCTCGCATTCGTCGCGGCCGGACTGGCCCTCGTCGCGGAACCCCGGGACATCGGCGTGCTCCCGTCGGCGGAAGGCGTCTCCGGTGTGTTCTCCGCCGGGTTCGCCGTGTCGCTCATCTTCGTGTCGTACTCGTATTCGGGCTGGAACGCGGCGACGTACGTGACGGGCGAGCTTCGCGACCCGCGCCGGACGCTGCCCCGCGCGCTGGCGGCCGGGACGCTGCTCGTGATGCTGCTCTATGTGGGACTCAACTACGTCTTCCTGCGCGCGGCCCCCGCGGAGGAGATGGTGGGACGGCTCGAGGTGGGGTACATCGCGGCGGGGTACATCTTCGGGCCGGTCGGGGCCGACCTGATGGGGATCACGCTCGCACTCCTCCTCGTTTCCACCGTGAGCGCCATGGTGCTTGCGGGCCCGCGGGTCCTCCATGCGATCGGCGAGGACTACCCCACGTTCCGGTTCCTGAGTTCGATCAACGCGCGCGGAACGCCCGGCGTGGCCATCTTCACGCAGGCCGCGATCAGCCTCCTCTTCATCCTCACGGAATCGTTCGAGACGATCCTCGTCTTCTCGGGCTTCACGATGGGCCTCAACACGTTCCTGGCGGCGGGCGGCGTCTTCCTCCTGCGCCGGCGGCAGGCGTCGGGCCGAGCGCCGAACCGGGACGCGGACGGGCGGGGAGGCAAGATCGACGGATCCGAGGTCGACGGATCGGAGGCGGACGCGCCGTACCGGGCCTGGGGCTATCCGGTGACGCCCCTCGTCTTCCTGGCGGTGACGGGCTGGACGCTGGCCTACATCCTGCGCGACCGGCCGCTCGAAGCGGGGCTGGGACTGGGGCTCATCGCCGTCGGCCTCGCCATCTACGCCGTCACGCGGGCGCGCGATCGACGGACCCGTGATCGGCGGGGCGGCACTTGA
- a CDS encoding EamA family transporter, with the protein MTASTTASESTVAGSAASTRDLLLAFAAVYLVWGSTYLAIRFGVETIPPFLLGGIRFLAAGVILAVVSRRRGAPVPKPAEWKAASISGVFMVAGGNGLVCWAAQYVPSGLTALLVATVPLWLVAIARLGPDREPTSPLEIAGLVLGLGGVVLLVSSSGADIGIRGASANQVVAGALVVVGASISWAIGSMYNRRAALPQPPLYGTALTMVAGGLILLLVGLVAGEFGRLSLGDVSLRSWLSLIYLAAMGSIVAFSAYMWLLRNVRPAAAGTYAYVNPVVALFLGWWLADEAFTLPMLAGTVIIVAGVVLVQRGRAPKGGPRPATVRAPASR; encoded by the coding sequence TTGACCGCGAGCACCACAGCCTCCGAGTCCACCGTCGCAGGGTCCGCCGCCTCCACCAGAGATCTGCTGCTCGCGTTCGCCGCGGTGTACCTGGTGTGGGGGTCGACCTACCTGGCGATCCGCTTCGGCGTCGAGACGATCCCGCCATTTCTCCTCGGAGGCATACGCTTCCTTGCGGCGGGCGTGATTCTTGCCGTCGTGTCCCGCCGCCGGGGCGCGCCGGTCCCGAAGCCTGCGGAATGGAAGGCCGCCAGCATCTCGGGCGTGTTCATGGTCGCGGGCGGCAACGGACTCGTGTGCTGGGCGGCGCAGTACGTGCCCTCGGGGCTCACGGCCCTGCTCGTGGCCACGGTGCCGCTGTGGCTCGTCGCGATCGCACGCCTCGGACCGGACCGCGAGCCGACGAGCCCGCTGGAGATCGCGGGACTCGTCCTGGGCCTGGGCGGAGTCGTGCTCCTCGTGAGCAGCTCCGGGGCGGACATCGGGATCCGCGGGGCGAGCGCGAACCAGGTGGTGGCGGGGGCCCTCGTCGTCGTGGGGGCGTCGATCAGCTGGGCGATCGGCTCCATGTACAACCGGCGGGCCGCGCTGCCGCAGCCGCCGCTCTACGGCACGGCGCTCACGATGGTTGCCGGAGGGCTGATCCTGCTGCTCGTCGGGCTCGTCGCGGGCGAGTTCGGCCGCCTGTCGCTCGGCGATGTGTCCCTGCGCTCGTGGCTGTCGCTGATCTACCTCGCCGCCATGGGGTCGATCGTCGCCTTCTCGGCCTATATGTGGCTCCTGCGCAACGTCCGGCCCGCGGCGGCCGGGACGTACGCGTACGTCAATCCGGTGGTGGCGCTCTTCCTGGGCTGGTGGCTGGCGGACGAGGCGTTCACGCTGCCGATGCTGGCGGGCACCGTGATCATCGTGGCGGGCGTCGTGCTGGTGCAGCGGGGGCGGGCGCCGAAGGGCGGCCCGAGGCCGGCGACCGTGCGCGCGCCGGCCTCGAGGTAG
- a CDS encoding serine hydrolase: protein MKIMSGIHHGFRGRAAVGGVLLVAACVSGCGEPRTVSGEVSEDDEAVHERSHIAGMAAHHICSGVFVVGRDYERSVEEVVAQDIRRFELFNWQDDFEYDVNFETRTASVSGADFGTRSAEYNGDQGCTILPADLDDVTYEPQVVERLGPDPAATAWPTGDVGAYHDPPPPEVDMAALEAALDWTMAQTEHNTRALVVIYAGKILGERYAPGFTRNTPQISWSQGKSIASALVGAAIQAGHLDAGLDDPVPVPEWHGEGDPRREIRVRDILNMSSGLDFLNLGLTDSLSWTHANEHFRIYFEGIDVFEHAIDQPMDTLPGAVFRYRNSDPLTANHIVREAAEARGEDWLTYPQRVLFDRIGARNYVLETDAWGNFIISGYDYGSAWDWARFGLLHLWDGVWPTPDGGSDRILPEGWVEFVSTPAPGADALQYGGLFWLNRGGSLPRAPEDAYWAAGFMGQYTAIIPSYDLVVVRLGPSPGDTGAYLSDIIGEVTAAIDR from the coding sequence ATGAAAATTATGTCTGGAATCCATCATGGGTTCCGAGGCCGGGCGGCGGTGGGCGGCGTCCTGCTCGTCGCAGCGTGCGTTTCCGGGTGCGGGGAACCACGCACGGTTTCAGGCGAAGTCTCCGAAGACGACGAGGCGGTCCACGAGCGCTCGCACATCGCGGGGATGGCGGCGCACCACATCTGCTCGGGCGTCTTCGTCGTGGGACGCGACTACGAGCGTTCCGTCGAGGAGGTCGTGGCGCAGGACATCCGGCGCTTCGAACTGTTCAACTGGCAGGACGATTTCGAGTACGACGTGAACTTCGAGACGCGCACCGCCTCCGTCTCGGGAGCGGACTTCGGCACCCGCTCCGCCGAGTACAACGGGGACCAGGGCTGCACGATCCTCCCGGCCGATCTCGACGACGTGACGTACGAGCCGCAGGTCGTCGAGCGGCTCGGCCCGGACCCGGCGGCGACGGCCTGGCCGACGGGCGACGTCGGCGCGTACCACGACCCGCCGCCACCGGAGGTCGACATGGCGGCGCTCGAGGCGGCCCTCGACTGGACGATGGCCCAGACGGAGCACAACACGCGCGCGCTCGTCGTCATCTACGCGGGGAAGATTCTCGGGGAGCGCTACGCGCCCGGCTTCACGCGCAACACGCCGCAGATCTCGTGGTCCCAGGGGAAGAGCATCGCGAGCGCGCTCGTCGGCGCCGCGATCCAGGCCGGCCACCTCGACGCCGGACTCGACGACCCCGTGCCCGTGCCCGAATGGCACGGAGAGGGCGACCCGCGCCGGGAGATCCGCGTCCGGGACATCCTGAACATGAGTTCGGGGCTCGATTTCCTGAACCTCGGCCTGACGGACTCGCTGTCGTGGACGCACGCGAACGAACACTTCCGGATCTACTTCGAGGGGATCGACGTGTTCGAGCACGCCATCGACCAGCCGATGGACACGCTCCCGGGCGCGGTCTTCCGCTACCGCAACTCCGACCCGCTCACCGCCAACCACATCGTGCGAGAGGCGGCCGAGGCGCGCGGCGAGGACTGGCTCACGTATCCCCAGCGCGTCCTGTTCGACCGCATCGGGGCCCGGAACTACGTCCTCGAGACGGACGCGTGGGGGAACTTCATCATCAGCGGTTACGACTACGGGAGCGCATGGGACTGGGCGAGGTTCGGCCTCCTCCACCTGTGGGACGGCGTGTGGCCGACGCCCGATGGCGGAAGCGACCGCATCCTCCCGGAGGGTTGGGTGGAGTTCGTCAGCACCCCCGCGCCGGGCGCCGATGCCCTGCAGTACGGCGGGCTGTTCTGGCTCAATCGCGGCGGCTCGCTCCCGCGCGCGCCGGAGGACGCCTACTGGGCGGCGGGATTCATGGGACAGTACACGGCCATCATCCCTTCGTACGATCTCGTGGTCGTCCGACTGGGACCGAGCCCCGGCGACACCGGCGCATATCTGTCCGACATCATCGGAGAGGTGACGGCGGCAATCGACCGCTGA